The Citrifermentans bemidjiense Bem genome window below encodes:
- a CDS encoding class II 3-deoxy-7-phosphoheptulonate synthase translates to MPSQKWTKSSWRSFRALQQPVWPAGSALEETQKTLSQLPPLVFAGECQTLKAQLADAVEGRAFVLQCGDCAEDFSRCTGPDIRELLKVILQMSVVLAFAGEKRVIKIGRIAGQYAKPRSSDTEMVNGTELPSYRGDMVNSPDANLEARTPDPRRMLEGYYRAAATLNLVRSFTLGGYASLERVQAWHRASLDALPAGQKYEDLVRQIWKTINFMTAIGLDPQHTPQLNQVTLYTSHEALLLDYEEALTRMDSTSGGWYDCSAHMLWIGDRTRQLDGAHVEFLRGVRNPLGMKVGPSYDIDTVKALAQRLNPDNEPGRLTLITRFGADKIDSYLPKLLKEMKQEGFKVVWSCDPMHGNTYQNEYGQKSRKFEDILREIKNFYQIHKAEGTVAGGVHLELTGDHVTECTGGSRQLLDKHLHLNYQTNCDPRLNAEQSVELAFELAEMLHPCK, encoded by the coding sequence ATGCCTAGCCAGAAATGGACGAAATCGAGCTGGCGTTCTTTTCGCGCCTTGCAGCAACCGGTGTGGCCAGCGGGATCGGCGCTGGAGGAGACGCAGAAGACGCTGTCCCAGCTCCCGCCGCTGGTGTTTGCAGGCGAGTGCCAGACCCTGAAGGCGCAGTTGGCCGACGCCGTGGAAGGTCGCGCCTTCGTGCTGCAATGCGGCGATTGCGCCGAGGATTTTTCGCGCTGCACCGGCCCGGACATCAGGGAGCTCTTGAAGGTGATCCTGCAGATGTCGGTGGTGCTCGCCTTTGCCGGCGAGAAGCGGGTGATCAAGATAGGAAGGATCGCCGGGCAGTACGCGAAGCCGCGCTCGTCCGACACCGAGATGGTGAACGGGACCGAACTCCCCAGCTACCGAGGCGACATGGTGAATAGCCCCGACGCGAACCTGGAGGCGAGGACCCCCGACCCGCGCCGGATGCTGGAGGGATATTACCGGGCAGCGGCGACGCTGAACCTGGTCCGCTCCTTCACGCTCGGCGGGTACGCCTCGCTGGAGCGGGTGCAAGCGTGGCACCGCGCCTCGCTCGATGCCCTTCCGGCCGGGCAGAAGTACGAGGATCTGGTCCGGCAGATCTGGAAGACCATCAACTTCATGACCGCCATAGGGCTCGACCCCCAGCACACCCCGCAGTTGAACCAGGTGACGCTCTACACCTCGCACGAGGCGCTGCTGCTCGACTACGAGGAGGCGCTCACCCGGATGGATTCCACCAGCGGAGGGTGGTACGACTGCAGCGCGCACATGCTCTGGATCGGCGACCGCACGAGGCAATTGGACGGGGCGCACGTCGAGTTCCTGCGCGGGGTGAGAAACCCGCTGGGGATGAAGGTGGGGCCGAGCTACGACATCGACACGGTGAAGGCCCTGGCGCAGCGGTTGAACCCGGACAACGAGCCGGGGCGGCTCACCCTGATCACCCGTTTCGGCGCCGACAAGATCGATTCCTACCTCCCCAAGCTTTTGAAAGAGATGAAGCAGGAGGGTTTCAAGGTGGTCTGGAGCTGCGACCCCATGCACGGCAACACCTACCAGAACGAGTACGGCCAGAAATCCAGGAAGTTCGAGGACATCCTGCGGGAGATCAAGAATTTCTATCAGATACACAAGGCAGAGGGGACCGTCGCCGGGGGTGTGCACCTGGAGCTCACCGGCGACCACGTCACCGAGTGCACCGGCGGCAGCCGTCAGCTTTTGGACAAGCACCTGCACCTGAACTACCAGACCAACTGCGATCCGCGCCTGAACGCCGAGCAGAGCGTGGAGCTCGCCTTCGAGCTGGCCGAGATGCTGCACCCCTGCAAGTGA